A window of the Cystobacter fuscus genome harbors these coding sequences:
- a CDS encoding thermonuclease family protein codes for MRAVRGWWSRLGVLVWGLWGWSGCGSESACGPGGGVVSRVVDGDTVVLQSGERVRYLLVDTPESTGGKHDCFGAESRDFNRSLVEGRVVRLTYGEACTDRYGRLLAYVSVDGREVNSVLAQEGYACVLYVPPAGGSRRSEFQALESAARRARRGMWGQCAQVACE; via the coding sequence GTGCGCGCCGTGAGGGGCTGGTGGAGTCGGCTGGGCGTGCTGGTGTGGGGGCTCTGGGGGTGGAGCGGGTGCGGCTCGGAGTCCGCCTGTGGGCCGGGCGGGGGCGTGGTGTCGCGCGTGGTGGATGGGGATACGGTGGTGCTCCAGAGCGGCGAGCGCGTGCGCTACCTGCTCGTGGACACCCCGGAGAGCACCGGGGGCAAGCACGACTGCTTCGGTGCCGAGTCCCGGGACTTCAACCGCTCGCTCGTCGAGGGGCGCGTGGTCCGGCTGACGTACGGGGAGGCCTGCACGGATCGGTATGGGCGACTGCTCGCCTACGTGAGCGTGGACGGGCGCGAGGTGAACAGCGTGCTCGCCCAGGAGGGCTATGCATGCGTCCTCTACGTGCCTCCGGCGGGAGGCTCGCGGCGCTCGGAGTTCCAGGCGCTCGAGTCGGCGGCCCGGCGCGCCCGGCGGGGGATGTGGGGCCAGTGCGCCCAGGTCGCGTGCGAGTGA
- a CDS encoding alpha/beta hydrolase, producing the protein MGHVHIIRDFYSPSEGFSRTVRIYTPDGYDQGSPHRYPVLYMQDGQNVFAHPESARFDTWCANTALEQLVHEHRLEPWLIVGIDSGMGRLDEYSPWGRGDAYARFLVESLKPYIDGTYRTRHQPEWTAVMGSSLGGLISLYLGMRYPDVFGRIGALSPSVMWNDYRLFQHWTAHTHRWTRIYLDAGTHEWINPAGTPLPYGEATRDFYLHLKRLGYADHELRLVLDEGGIHHEKDWQRRLPEAMQWLLS; encoded by the coding sequence ATGGGTCACGTCCACATCATTCGCGACTTCTATTCTCCGTCGGAGGGCTTCTCCCGGACGGTGCGCATCTACACGCCGGATGGATACGACCAGGGCTCTCCCCACCGCTACCCCGTGCTCTACATGCAGGACGGGCAGAACGTCTTCGCGCATCCGGAATCGGCGCGCTTCGACACCTGGTGCGCCAACACGGCCCTGGAGCAACTGGTGCACGAGCACCGCCTGGAGCCCTGGCTCATCGTGGGCATCGACTCGGGCATGGGGCGCCTGGACGAGTACTCGCCCTGGGGCCGGGGTGATGCCTACGCGCGCTTCCTCGTCGAGTCGCTCAAGCCCTACATCGATGGCACCTACCGCACGCGCCACCAGCCGGAGTGGACGGCCGTCATGGGCTCGTCCCTGGGCGGGCTCATCTCGCTCTATCTGGGCATGCGCTACCCGGACGTGTTCGGCCGCATCGGGGCGCTGTCGCCCTCGGTGATGTGGAACGACTACCGGCTCTTCCAGCACTGGACGGCCCACACCCACCGCTGGACGCGCATCTACCTGGACGCCGGCACCCACGAGTGGATCAATCCCGCGGGCACGCCCCTGCCCTACGGCGAGGCCACGCGCGACTTCTACCTCCACCTCAAGCGGCTCGGGTACGCGGACCACGAGCTGAGGCTGGTGTTGGACGAGGGCGGCATCCACCACGAGAAGGACTGGCAGCGGCGCCTGCCCGAAGCGATGCAGTGGCTGCTGAGCTGA
- a CDS encoding lamin tail domain-containing protein, whose protein sequence is MPWVLAALMFVGSACEDPSRSEEPTCEGWRPGDLVITELLPDPEGTDTGQEWMELYNPGRAAVDLRGLMLYSARVDGSQERAYLFEESVPVAAKDYVVLGDVRAGELPVHVDHSYGDALRVLGNAGGVVGLRCAEVVVDEVRYSKTSRAGVSRGYDGRRVPDAFDNDAPDGWCDTPASPDGGVRASPGAPNAACPEPSGADAGVSPGTCLSPRTGLARSVSRPLPGDLVFTEVMADPKAVADAQGEWVEVYARRDVDLNGVTLANESGGRTVLDAPPRCLEMRAGTYAVLAHGDEPSLNGGLPPVLGIFGFGLSNTAGAHALRLSLEGVMLAEATWTGAAVPGVSRQWEGTRECLAPDGGRYGPAGERGTPGQENLPCAP, encoded by the coding sequence ATGCCCTGGGTGCTCGCGGCCCTGATGTTCGTGGGAAGTGCTTGTGAGGATCCCTCGCGGAGCGAGGAGCCCACGTGCGAGGGCTGGCGTCCGGGAGACCTCGTCATCACCGAGCTGCTGCCGGACCCCGAGGGAACGGACACCGGGCAGGAGTGGATGGAGCTGTACAACCCCGGGCGCGCCGCCGTGGATCTGCGCGGGTTGATGCTCTACTCGGCGCGCGTGGATGGCTCCCAGGAGCGGGCGTATCTCTTCGAGGAGTCCGTGCCGGTGGCCGCGAAGGACTACGTGGTGCTTGGGGACGTGCGGGCCGGGGAGCTGCCGGTGCACGTGGATCATTCGTATGGCGATGCCTTGCGCGTGCTGGGCAACGCGGGGGGCGTCGTGGGGCTGAGGTGCGCGGAGGTCGTGGTGGATGAGGTGCGTTATTCCAAGACGAGCCGGGCTGGAGTGTCGCGCGGCTATGACGGCCGGCGCGTGCCGGATGCCTTCGACAACGACGCGCCGGACGGGTGGTGTGACACGCCGGCGTCTCCGGATGGCGGTGTCCGGGCGAGCCCCGGTGCTCCCAACGCCGCCTGCCCGGAGCCGTCTGGCGCGGACGCGGGCGTGTCCCCGGGGACGTGTCTGTCTCCGCGCACGGGCCTGGCGAGGAGTGTGTCGCGACCGCTTCCCGGAGACCTCGTCTTCACCGAGGTGATGGCCGACCCGAAGGCCGTCGCGGATGCGCAGGGTGAATGGGTGGAGGTGTACGCGCGGAGGGACGTGGACCTCAACGGAGTGACGCTTGCGAACGAGAGTGGTGGCCGGACCGTGCTCGATGCGCCGCCGAGGTGTCTGGAGATGCGGGCCGGGACCTACGCCGTGCTCGCGCATGGGGATGAGCCCTCGCTCAATGGCGGCCTGCCTCCGGTGCTGGGCATCTTCGGTTTCGGATTGAGCAACACCGCGGGAGCCCACGCGCTCCGGTTGTCGCTGGAGGGAGTGATGCTGGCGGAGGCGACGTGGACGGGGGCCGCGGTGCCGGGCGTGTCCCGGCAATGGGAGGGCACGCGCGAGTGCCTGGCGCCAGATGGGGGGCGTTATGGCCCGGCGGGGGAGCGAGGCACGCCCGGACAGGAGAACCTTCCGTGCGCGCCGTGA
- a CDS encoding ATP-grasp domain-containing protein: MNVVFISPHFPPHFFHFVTALRERGVNVLGLGDTPQETLRPELRKALSEYFFVPNLHDHNAVLRAIAYFTWRHGRIDRIDSLNETWLGIEAQLREDFNVPGLRPADIDRLRSKLGMHDVFKQAGVPHPSCIRVRDAAGVKAFARDVGYPLVLKPDVGVGAARTFKVNSDADVDHAFSGSSLTGYVAQAFVRGAIVTYDGLVDRDGEIIFRLSHEYSDGVMEVVLEQRDISFWSLRDIPPALEALGRRAVNALGLRERWFHLEFFRLSDGGFVVLEANLRPPGAFMTDMMNYACEIDVYRLWARLLTGDDVRGFSYSPRYHVCHSSRRAMRQYRHSHAELVSRLGGSLLMHQQMPAVFHAAMGNEMYLTRHEDMDAVRAAVRLVQATV; encoded by the coding sequence ATGAACGTCGTCTTCATTTCGCCCCACTTCCCGCCCCACTTCTTCCACTTCGTCACCGCTCTGCGTGAGCGCGGCGTCAACGTGTTGGGGCTCGGCGACACCCCCCAGGAGACCCTCCGCCCCGAGCTGCGCAAGGCCCTCTCCGAGTACTTCTTCGTCCCCAACCTCCACGACCACAACGCCGTCCTGCGCGCCATCGCCTACTTCACCTGGCGCCATGGCCGCATCGATCGCATCGACTCGCTCAACGAGACGTGGCTCGGCATCGAGGCCCAGCTGCGTGAGGACTTCAATGTCCCCGGCCTGCGTCCCGCCGACATCGACCGGCTGCGCAGCAAGCTCGGCATGCATGACGTCTTCAAGCAGGCCGGCGTGCCCCACCCGAGCTGCATCCGCGTGCGCGACGCGGCCGGGGTGAAGGCCTTCGCCCGTGACGTCGGTTATCCACTCGTCCTCAAGCCCGACGTCGGCGTCGGCGCCGCCCGCACCTTCAAGGTCAACTCCGACGCGGACGTCGACCACGCCTTCTCCGGTTCCTCCCTCACCGGCTACGTCGCCCAGGCCTTCGTGCGCGGCGCCATCGTCACCTATGACGGACTCGTGGACCGCGACGGAGAAATCATCTTCCGCCTCAGCCACGAGTACAGCGATGGCGTCATGGAGGTGGTGCTCGAGCAGCGCGACATCTCCTTCTGGAGCCTCCGGGACATCCCTCCCGCGCTCGAGGCGCTCGGCCGCCGCGCCGTGAACGCGCTCGGTCTGCGCGAGCGCTGGTTCCACCTGGAGTTCTTCCGCCTGTCCGATGGCGGCTTCGTCGTCCTGGAGGCCAACCTGCGTCCCCCCGGCGCCTTCATGACGGACATGATGAACTACGCGTGTGAAATCGACGTGTACCGGCTCTGGGCCCGGCTGCTCACCGGCGACGACGTGCGGGGCTTTTCCTATTCACCCCGCTACCATGTCTGTCACAGCTCACGGCGCGCCATGCGTCAGTACCGCCACTCGCACGCGGAGCTGGTGTCCCGACTCGGTGGCTCGCTCCTGATGCATCAGCAGATGCCCGCCGTCTTCCACGCCGCCATGGGCAACGAGATGTACCTCACCCGCCACGAGGACATGGACGCCGTGCGCGCGGCGGTGCGTCTGGTACAGGCAACCGTCTGA
- the mads4 gene encoding methylation-associated defense system protein MAD4: MTTKGPAKDLVVLVADKNTEFALKGLLTRRTHALRIRPITFDVFVHIERDPGCLRRAPDFLRPHSTRYNHALVMFDRDGCGQEHKERVDLEQQVEEQLAQSGWDNRSAAVVLDPELEIWVWSDSPHVETTLGWSNRVPGLRSWLVNSGLLGESDVKPRDPKLAVEEALRVARKPRSSNLYQQLALSVGFESCSDAAFQKLKKLLNTWFPAVST; the protein is encoded by the coding sequence ATGACCACCAAAGGCCCAGCAAAGGATCTTGTGGTTCTTGTTGCCGACAAAAACACTGAGTTTGCACTCAAAGGACTGTTAACCCGTCGGACGCATGCCCTTCGGATACGTCCCATTACATTTGATGTTTTCGTCCATATAGAACGTGATCCAGGCTGCTTACGTAGAGCACCTGATTTTCTTCGCCCACATAGCACACGATATAATCACGCATTGGTAATGTTCGACCGAGACGGATGCGGGCAGGAGCATAAAGAAAGAGTGGACTTGGAACAACAAGTCGAGGAACAACTCGCGCAGTCTGGCTGGGACAATCGGTCTGCCGCAGTTGTTCTCGATCCTGAACTTGAAATATGGGTATGGAGTGATTCGCCGCATGTAGAGACAACCTTAGGTTGGAGCAACCGCGTACCAGGTTTACGTTCTTGGCTCGTTAATTCTGGGCTACTGGGTGAGTCCGACGTCAAGCCTCGAGATCCAAAACTTGCAGTCGAAGAAGCCTTGCGTGTCGCCCGTAAACCGCGATCCTCGAATCTCTACCAACAGCTCGCACTATCAGTTGGCTTCGAAAGCTGTTCTGACGCGGCATTCCAAAAGCTCAAAAAACTACTTAACACGTGGTTTCCCGCCGTCTCGACATGA
- the mads3 gene encoding methylation-associated defense system AAA family ATPase MAD3: MITLVEALRFRSLRYVKQPLNRFHVLVGPNASGKTTFLDVAALLGRLVSDGLDSAIGERTQNFSDLTWRRGGRNFELAIEARIPEEQRQRLVVQSYDTVRYEVQIGLSDTDEVSILAEKVTLKTTNTSQTQGQRELFPEDKGPPTSVLTAKGSKGTRAVVNKVTGGNDSFYPETGTGFAPSFKLGPRKSALGNLPEDESQFPVSTWLKRTLTTGVQQIILNSLLIRKASPPGQMRGFKPDGSNLPWVISELEERAPERFQEWLAHVQTALPELEGLRTVERADDKHRYLMLRYQGGLEVPSWMASDGTLRLLALTLPAYLPDFRGIYLIEEPENGIHPRAVETMFQSLSSVYDAQILLATHSSVILSVVEAKDVLCFAKTSEGATDIVPGNQHPSLKNWQGETNLGVLFAAGVLG; the protein is encoded by the coding sequence ATGATTACACTTGTCGAAGCCCTTCGTTTCCGGTCACTGCGCTACGTCAAGCAACCGCTCAACCGGTTTCATGTGCTCGTGGGGCCCAATGCTAGCGGCAAGACCACTTTCCTTGATGTAGCTGCCCTCTTAGGGCGACTCGTATCTGATGGGCTTGATTCCGCCATCGGAGAGCGCACCCAAAACTTCTCCGACCTCACTTGGCGCCGTGGAGGGCGCAATTTCGAACTCGCCATTGAGGCTCGGATCCCGGAAGAACAGCGTCAGCGGCTCGTTGTTCAATCCTACGACACCGTTCGTTATGAAGTGCAGATTGGACTTTCAGACACAGACGAAGTCTCAATCCTAGCCGAAAAAGTAACCCTAAAAACCACCAACACCTCCCAAACACAAGGACAGCGAGAACTCTTTCCCGAAGACAAAGGTCCACCCACCAGTGTTTTGACAGCCAAAGGCAGCAAGGGAACACGAGCAGTCGTCAACAAAGTCACGGGCGGCAACGACAGTTTCTACCCGGAAACAGGAACTGGCTTCGCACCCTCTTTCAAATTGGGACCACGAAAGAGCGCTCTCGGAAATCTTCCAGAGGACGAATCTCAGTTTCCTGTCTCCACCTGGCTGAAACGGACCCTCACGACTGGCGTCCAACAAATCATCCTAAACAGCCTATTGATAAGGAAAGCAAGTCCACCAGGACAAATGCGTGGATTCAAGCCCGATGGCTCGAACCTTCCCTGGGTTATTTCCGAACTAGAAGAGAGGGCTCCTGAGAGGTTTCAAGAATGGCTTGCACACGTTCAAACCGCCCTTCCAGAACTGGAAGGGCTTCGAACCGTCGAGCGGGCGGATGATAAACACCGCTATTTGATGCTCCGGTACCAAGGAGGACTTGAGGTCCCATCCTGGATGGCATCAGATGGCACCCTTCGTCTTCTCGCTCTCACATTGCCTGCATACCTACCTGATTTTCGAGGAATCTACCTCATCGAGGAACCTGAAAACGGTATTCACCCTCGTGCGGTCGAAACCATGTTCCAGTCTCTTTCTTCCGTCTACGACGCGCAGATTCTGCTAGCGACCCACTCCTCGGTCATCCTCAGCGTAGTGGAGGCAAAGGACGTGCTTTGCTTTGCCAAAACATCAGAAGGGGCTACCGACATTGTTCCAGGAAATCAGCATCCATCACTCAAGAATTGGCAAGGTGAAACCAATTTGGGTGTTCTGTTTGCCGCTGGAGTACTTGGATGA
- a CDS encoding TVP38/TMEM64 family protein — MHGHTKGGKLRFGLKLLAPLCISVGLLVTLRVVGPQYLDQQHLSGVLRPLGHWAPLVFVLLLGARPVTLLPGQLFAAVGGILFGTLMGTVYALVGSLLATALIHLLSRRFGRGPMKRLAGHRHDGIQRAARRHGFQVGFLACVNSIIPADVMLAAASATGARFWPLALGAVVGSVPGTLLTTSFGSSLSQGKTWTTVASVGGLLVSLTLGIILGRRLARELTAKGEAEPAASAREAARAPSRRPVLSSELSRGVGA; from the coding sequence ATGCACGGACACACCAAGGGCGGGAAGTTGAGGTTCGGGCTCAAGCTCCTGGCTCCTCTCTGCATCTCCGTTGGTCTGCTCGTCACCCTCCGGGTCGTGGGGCCCCAGTACCTGGATCAACAGCATCTGTCCGGGGTGTTACGGCCCCTGGGACATTGGGCTCCCCTGGTGTTCGTGCTCCTGCTGGGCGCGCGCCCGGTGACACTGTTGCCTGGACAACTCTTCGCGGCGGTGGGCGGCATCCTCTTCGGCACGCTCATGGGGACCGTCTACGCGCTCGTGGGCAGCCTGCTGGCCACCGCCCTCATCCATCTGTTGTCGAGACGCTTTGGCCGGGGGCCCATGAAGCGGCTGGCGGGGCACCGGCACGATGGCATCCAACGCGCGGCCCGCAGACATGGCTTCCAGGTGGGCTTCCTCGCCTGCGTCAATTCAATCATTCCCGCGGACGTGATGCTGGCCGCCGCGTCCGCCACCGGGGCCCGGTTCTGGCCGCTGGCGTTGGGCGCCGTCGTGGGCAGCGTGCCGGGCACCCTGCTCACCACGTCCTTCGGCAGCTCGTTGAGCCAGGGCAAGACGTGGACGACGGTGGCCTCGGTGGGCGGCCTGCTGGTGAGTCTGACGTTGGGCATCATCCTGGGGCGGCGGCTGGCCCGGGAGCTGACCGCGAAGGGGGAGGCCGAGCCTGCCGCTTCCGCCCGGGAGGCGGCGAGAGCCCCTTCGCGCCGCCCGGTGCTGAGCAGCGAGCTGTCCCGCGGCGTGGGCGCCTGA
- a CDS encoding S53 family peptidase: MLASMAPHASQTRAVIGPQHKLALSSKLRHTGPRSTQQAADLSRERLAVRPSPDAEDSPPITVTFILRRRTQVPTLAEMEHTLPAARKYLSQEDIVAKYGATHEDILRVMGFAVVAGLKVLECSRRGAFVKVSGSVEALRDAFQVTEDARGFFTFHIPADVGECVRWILGLDDRIITRPSFHYKTQPHTKKTAAPLEMDAALASMEWAPDPLQPISYTPPEVARLYQYPPLTGKGQCLGIIALAGSYSDQDMKAYFMALGLEMPRIIKLGEGTPDDSWLPNAEVTQDIQIAAAICPQAEIVVYQARGTGIREYFDILQYAIFDDKHRPSVLSVSWSFPEVDGRGPTPEEAEIFDELFRLAALQGITVCSSSGDYGSVTPVIQQGNPCMTPAANFAATSPYVLGCGGTTLHASHGHIREEVVWNRLHEHTLWSADEEQQGDTIHFSMASGGGISKMFPLPNYQRSAQVLPAITRRWNKFTLAETSSYAGRGTPDVAANADMLTGYQIFFDGQPAVGGGTSAAAPMWAALVLLINQGLALNHGPKVRVGWLNPLLYSLCVTQKMKVIRPITQGSTGGYSASSKTPWNACTGLGTPIGDALAEALGAWPLAETRKHANMGS, from the coding sequence ATGCTCGCGAGCATGGCACCTCATGCATCGCAGACCCGGGCTGTCATCGGCCCTCAACACAAGCTCGCTCTGTCCTCGAAGCTCCGCCATACCGGTCCACGCTCCACGCAACAGGCAGCGGATCTGAGCCGGGAGCGCCTCGCCGTCCGTCCTTCGCCTGACGCGGAAGACTCCCCGCCCATCACGGTGACGTTCATCCTCCGCCGCCGGACCCAGGTGCCCACCCTCGCCGAGATGGAGCACACGCTCCCGGCGGCACGCAAGTACCTCTCCCAGGAGGACATCGTGGCGAAGTATGGAGCCACGCACGAGGACATCCTCCGGGTCATGGGCTTCGCGGTCGTCGCCGGGCTCAAGGTCCTGGAGTGCAGCCGTCGAGGCGCTTTCGTCAAGGTGTCCGGCAGCGTGGAAGCCCTTCGGGACGCGTTCCAGGTCACGGAGGATGCGCGGGGATTCTTCACCTTTCATATTCCCGCGGACGTCGGTGAATGCGTGCGGTGGATCCTCGGCCTGGATGATCGGATCATCACGCGTCCCTCCTTCCACTACAAGACCCAGCCGCACACCAAGAAGACCGCCGCGCCTCTGGAAATGGACGCCGCCCTCGCTTCCATGGAGTGGGCCCCCGATCCGCTCCAGCCCATTTCCTATACGCCGCCCGAGGTCGCCAGGCTCTACCAGTATCCTCCCTTGACGGGCAAAGGACAGTGCCTGGGCATCATCGCGCTGGCGGGCAGCTACTCCGACCAGGACATGAAGGCATACTTCATGGCGCTTGGGCTCGAGATGCCGAGGATCATCAAACTCGGCGAGGGCACGCCCGACGACTCCTGGCTGCCCAACGCGGAAGTGACCCAGGACATCCAGATCGCGGCGGCGATCTGCCCCCAGGCGGAGATTGTCGTCTACCAGGCGCGGGGTACGGGGATCCGGGAGTACTTCGACATCCTCCAGTACGCCATCTTCGATGACAAACACAGGCCGTCCGTGCTGTCGGTGAGCTGGTCCTTCCCCGAGGTGGATGGCCGGGGGCCCACCCCCGAGGAGGCTGAAATCTTCGACGAGCTGTTCCGGCTGGCGGCCCTCCAGGGCATCACCGTCTGCTCCTCCTCCGGAGACTATGGCTCGGTGACGCCTGTCATCCAGCAAGGCAACCCCTGCATGACGCCCGCGGCCAACTTCGCCGCCACGAGCCCCTATGTGCTGGGCTGTGGTGGAACGACCTTGCATGCGAGCCACGGCCACATCCGGGAGGAAGTGGTCTGGAACAGGCTCCATGAGCACACGCTCTGGAGCGCCGACGAGGAGCAGCAGGGTGACACCATCCACTTCTCCATGGCGAGCGGTGGAGGCATCAGCAAGATGTTCCCGCTCCCCAACTACCAGCGGAGCGCGCAGGTACTGCCCGCCATCACCCGGCGATGGAACAAGTTCACCCTCGCCGAGACCAGCAGCTACGCGGGCCGCGGCACTCCCGACGTCGCGGCGAACGCGGACATGCTGACGGGCTACCAGATCTTCTTCGATGGCCAACCCGCCGTCGGCGGGGGAACGAGCGCGGCGGCGCCCATGTGGGCGGCCCTCGTGCTGCTCATCAACCAGGGGCTGGCCCTCAATCACGGTCCGAAGGTGCGAGTGGGCTGGCTCAACCCCCTGCTCTATTCGCTCTGCGTGACGCAGAAGATGAAGGTCATCCGGCCGATCACTCAAGGGAGCACCGGTGGCTACTCGGCCTCCAGCAAGACTCCCTGGAATGCTTGCACCGGCCTCGGAACGCCCATCGGGGATGCTCTGGCGGAGGCCCTCGGCGCCTGGCCTCTCGCGGAGACACGGAAACACGCGAACATGGGGAGCTGA